In Candidatus Nomurabacteria bacterium, the following proteins share a genomic window:
- a CDS encoding ABC transporter permease — protein MRVQDLAQLSTRMFKTNPMRTWLTILGMGVGTGAVVVLVGLGFGLQKIILEQIVFGETLLSLGVSSTGSQNLKLTNDTLEEFQKKPEVLDASPMARYPALVTYKGLTGNVFIQGIEPPYLRYAGITATDGEVFTDDDAGNTDSVMLSPAIIKLFGVDDPASFVGEKVSFRLLVPTEDGSGDIQEVSIDKEYTVRGITKEEGVLNVIMMLPELKNYVTVEEYERVQVRVDSNENLPIVEKDLIEEGYRVTALSKTVEQASKIFQGIQAVLATFGGIALVVSAIGMFNTMTVTLLERTKEIGIMRTIGASPKDVKNLFISESIVVGFLGGISGIVMGVVIGVTINVLLNIVAGQFGGQAVTLFSFPITFLLFIALFSGAVGYLTGVFPARRAATLNPLDAIRYE, from the coding sequence ATGCGAGTTCAAGACCTAGCTCAACTTTCAACCAGAATGTTTAAGACCAATCCAATGCGTACTTGGTTGACGATTTTAGGTATGGGTGTTGGTACTGGGGCGGTAGTGGTCCTGGTGGGTCTCGGCTTTGGGTTGCAAAAAATAATTCTTGAGCAAATTGTATTTGGTGAGACCTTACTTTCTCTGGGCGTGTCCTCTACAGGAAGTCAAAATTTAAAACTAACTAACGATACTTTAGAGGAATTTCAAAAAAAACCTGAAGTTTTAGATGCTTCTCCTATGGCTAGGTACCCAGCTCTGGTTACGTACAAAGGACTAACTGGTAATGTTTTTATTCAAGGCATTGAACCACCATATCTACGTTATGCTGGTATTACAGCCACTGATGGAGAGGTCTTTACAGATGATGATGCGGGCAACACGGACTCGGTTATGCTTTCACCAGCTATCATAAAACTATTTGGCGTTGATGATCCAGCTTCGTTTGTAGGTGAAAAAGTATCATTTCGACTCTTGGTACCAACAGAAGATGGCTCAGGAGATATTCAAGAGGTGTCGATTGATAAAGAGTATACAGTCCGTGGAATTACCAAAGAGGAAGGTGTTTTGAACGTTATCATGATGCTGCCCGAACTAAAAAACTACGTGACTGTCGAGGAGTATGAAAGAGTCCAGGTTAGGGTGGATAGTAATGAAAATTTACCAATTGTTGAAAAAGATCTTATCGAAGAAGGGTATAGGGTGACTGCCTTATCTAAGACAGTGGAGCAAGCTTCTAAAATATTCCAAGGAATTCAGGCCGTTTTAGCAACTTTTGGTGGTATTGCTCTAGTTGTGTCGGCAATTGGTATGTTTAATACCATGACTGTGACACTCTTAGAGCGAACCAAGGAAATTGGGATCATGCGAACGATTGGTGCGTCTCCAAAGGATGTAAAGAATTTGTTTATTTCGGAGTCAATTGTAGTTGGTTTTTTAGGGGGAATAAGTGGAATTGTGATGGGTGTTGTTATAGGCGTTACCATCAATGTACTGCTTAATATTGTAGCTGGACAATTTGGTGGGCAGGCAGTGACGCTATTTTCTTTCCCCATCACTTTTCTTCTTTTTATTGCACTTTTCTCCGGAGCAGTTGGGTATCTCACCGGTGTTTTTCCCGCCCGTCGGGCTGCTACTTTAAACCCACTTGATGCGATACGTTATGAGTAA
- a CDS encoding DUF4215 domain-containing protein, which produces MKLYSFLFLYLFLILFTAPITLAVTEGTATTTLTLSICGNSLVDPGEQCDAPGETGVYSTTIVGRQCNASCNFGPYCGDGVLQTFYGEECDDGNNDNSDFCSAICKVEPAGSGGGGSSGGGGGGGGSSRDLGDTQISVTGIAYPGRTINILLDSEPVGSVRTSNSGTFDFATDASPGTASLSFWSTDVSGVRSITLNTTFDVTQGAITNISGIVLPPTISVANQNVNPGDIVTVTGQSAPNATIELHVNNSELVETGTSSADGVWSIKLDTGKLQVAEHTIKARSISKSGQLSTPSSFSTALQLFVGVEGKMTTPSDLNRDGKVNLIDFSILIFWWGSDGGNSSPSADINGNGKVGIEDFSILLFNWSG; this is translated from the coding sequence ATGAAACTGTATTCTTTCCTGTTTCTTTATCTCTTCTTAATTTTATTTACTGCACCAATTACACTAGCAGTTACTGAAGGGACAGCAACCACAACCCTTACTCTAAGTATATGTGGTAATTCATTAGTTGACCCTGGAGAACAATGCGATGCACCTGGAGAGACTGGTGTATACAGCACAACCATTGTTGGAAGACAGTGTAATGCTTCATGTAATTTTGGCCCTTACTGTGGTGATGGTGTATTACAAACATTCTACGGCGAAGAATGTGACGACGGTAATAATGATAATTCAGACTTTTGTTCTGCAATCTGCAAAGTTGAACCAGCTGGATCGGGTGGTGGCGGTAGTAGTGGTGGCGGTGGTGGCGGTGGAGGCAGTAGTCGTGATCTAGGCGATACGCAAATTAGTGTAACTGGTATCGCCTACCCGGGTCGCACGATAAACATATTATTGGATTCAGAGCCGGTTGGAAGTGTTCGCACTTCAAACTCAGGTACCTTTGATTTTGCGACTGACGCATCACCCGGAACAGCTTCGCTTAGTTTTTGGTCAACAGATGTTTCGGGAGTTCGCTCAATCACATTGAATACTACTTTTGATGTAACACAGGGTGCAATCACGAATATATCAGGAATTGTATTGCCGCCCACGATTAGTGTAGCAAACCAAAATGTTAATCCCGGTGATATTGTTACTGTAACAGGGCAGTCGGCTCCAAACGCTACAATTGAGCTTCATGTTAATAATAGTGAGCTAGTTGAAACTGGTACCTCAAGTGCTGATGGTGTTTGGTCAATTAAACTTGATACTGGTAAATTACAGGTTGCAGAACATACCATTAAGGCTCGCTCAATATCTAAGTCTGGTCAACTTTCTACTCCAAGTAGCTTTAGTACAGCCTTACAGTTATTTGTGGGCGTAGAAGGAAAGATGACCACTCCATCTGACCTAAACCGTGACGGTAAGGTAAATTTAATTGACTTTTCAATCTTGATTTTCTGGTGGGGCTCAGATGGAGGTAACTCAAGTCCGTCGGCTGATATAAATGGAAATGGTAAAGTAGGGATTGAGGACTTTTCAATTCTTCTGTTCAATTGGAGTGGTTAG